From a single Rutidosis leptorrhynchoides isolate AG116_Rl617_1_P2 chromosome 5, CSIRO_AGI_Rlap_v1, whole genome shotgun sequence genomic region:
- the LOC139847296 gene encoding LOW QUALITY PROTEIN: alcohol dehydrogenase-like 3 (The sequence of the model RefSeq protein was modified relative to this genomic sequence to represent the inferred CDS: inserted 1 base in 1 codon; substituted 1 base at 1 genomic stop codon) — protein sequence MAILKKNNXSISKNSNTAGKVITCKATVAWGPGQPLVVEEIMVDPPQKREVRIKIHFTSICHTDLGAKEGRNEAQRVYQRVLGHEVSGVVESVGEGVKDMKAGDHVVPIFNGECGNCVFCKSEKSNLCKNFRVDPLKSVMVNDGKTRFWTKQGEPIYHFLNTSTFSEYTVVDSACVVKIDQNASLKTMTLLSCGVSTGLGAAWNTANVQAGSSVAVFGLGAVGLAVVEGARSRGASRIIGXDINSEKLERGLSMGVIDIINPLELKKPVHEEIRDILEGGVDYSFECAGNLDVLREAFLSTHKGWGLTVLLGIHPTPKTLPIHPMEMFDGRRIIGSVFGDFKGKSQFPHFAEQCMFGEVKLDVFITHELPFSEINQAFKLLMDGKSLRCILHL from the exons ATGGCAATTTTAAAGAAAAACAATTAATCAATTTCCAAAAATTCGAACACTGCAGGAAAAGTTATCACCTGCAAAG CCACGGTGGCATGGGGCCCTGGTCAGCCTTTAGTCGTCGAAGAAATAATGGTGGATCCACCACAGAAAAGGGAGGTCCGAATCAAGATCCATTTCACTTCAATTTGTCATACTGATCTCGGT GCCAAAGAAGGCaga AATGAAGCACAGCGAGTGTATCAGCGTGTTCTTGGCCATGAAGTATCTGG GGTGGTTGAAAGTGTCGGAGAAGGTGTGAAAGATATGAAGGCAGGGGATCATGTTGTTCCCATATTTAACGGCGAATGTGGAAACTGTGTGTTCTGTAAATCTGAAAAAAGTAATCTATGCAAAAACTTCAGGGTGGATCCACTTAAATCCGTCATGGTAAACGATGGGAAGACGCGATTTTGGACAAAACAAGGTGAACCGATTTACCATTTCCTCAACACGTCTACTTTCAGCGAGTACACAGTGGTTGACTCTGCTTGTGTGGTCAAGATTGACCAAAATGCATCACTTAAGACCATGACTTTACTCAGTTGTGGTGTGTCCACTGGTCTCGGAGCGGCATGGAACACGGCTAATGTACAAGCTGGATCCTCTGTTGCTGTTTTCGGTCTGGGAGCTGTTGGATTAGCGGTTGTTGAAGGTGCTCGATCTAGAGGAGCTTCTAGAATCATTG ATGATATAAATTCCGAGAAGCTCGAACGAGGTCTATCAATGGGAGTCATTGATATCATTAACCCTTTGGAATTGAAAAAACCAGTGCATGAG GAAATTAGGGATATCTTGGAAGGAGGAGTGGACTATAGTTTCGAGTGTGCCGGAAATTTGGATGTGCTCAGGGAGGCTTTCCTATCAACACATAAG GGTTGGGGTTTGACAGTACTATTGGGAATACATCCGACTCCAAAAACGCTCCCGATTCATCCGATGGAAATGTTCGATGGTCGAAGAATTATTGGATCTGTTTTCGGGGACTTCAAAGGAAAATCACAGTTTCCTCACTTTGCTGAACAATGCATGTTTGGG GAGGTGAAACTGGATGTATTTATAACACATGAGCTTCCATTTAGTGAGATCAATCAAGCTTTTAAGTTACTTATGGATGGGAAATCACTAAGATGCATTTTACATctctaa